GTACCGGCCAGGCAACCGCTGATTCATGAAATGGTAACAGATAAAGCAGATTTGCCGAATGCGCTTGCGCTTAATTCCTCGATGGTAAACCTGGCCAGGTTAGTTGGCCCTGCTTTATCAGGTATTATCCTGGTAAAGTTTGGGGCAGGTATGTGTTTTCTTTTAAATGCAGTGAGCTTTATTGCGGTCATCGCTTCTTTGTTATTGATGAAACTACCGGCTTATGTGCCTGTGCTTGTCAAAAAGAAAATCAAGTCTGAGCTTAGTGAAGGTTTTGCCTACTTAAAAAATACGGCTTCTATCCGTATTATGTTGTTGATTCTTGGTTTAACAAGCCTTTTGGTATTGCCCTACAATACGCTGCTGCCAGTATTCGCTAAAGTAATCTTTAAAGGAGATGCTGCTACTTATGGCTATATCAATAGTTTTATAGGGATAGGTGCAGTAGCGAATTCTATATTCCTCGCTTCTTTAAAGCCTGGAACTAACCTGAGGGTTATTTTACTAGTTAACACGCTGATTCTTGGGGTGAGTCTGATGATTTTTTCCCAGCTCAGTTATTTTCCTCTGGCCATGCTGTTTGCAACTTTGTCCGGATTTGCAATGATGTCTCTGACCACAGTCTGTTTGACGGTGATACAAGTTGATTCAGATCCTCAAATGAGAGGCAGGGTAATGAGTTATATAGCAATGGCTTATTTTGGGATGCTGCCTTTGGGAAGTTTAATCATTGGTGCTGTATCCCAGAGAATAGGGTCGCCAGCTGCGCTGTTTTGTCAGGGAATAACCGCCCTGATTATTGCAGCTTTATTTTATAAATATTTGAGAAGTGACTATCAGAAAAATTAATTTAACTAATCATAAAATGGAACAGAACAAACAAAATACAGCATTGCTGGTCATGGATATGCAATCCGGGATCTCTGGTATGATGGAACCGCAGGTGGTTACCTCAATCACTGCGACTATAGCCAGTGCAATTGCACATGCCCGTAAACAGGGAATCCCTGTCATTTATGTGACTATCAGCTTTAGAGCTGGATTACCAGAAATAAGCAGTAACAATAAGAGTTTTAGTGCAGGTAAAGAAAGATTTAAGACATTAAATATGGAAGAGTTTGCGAAGATCCTTCCGGAACTTGCCCCGCAGGAAAATGAAGTAGTTGTGGTTAAACGTCGTTTCAGCGCCTTTACAGGCAGTGATCTGGAAGTGAACTTAAGAGCTGCCGGAATTCAGCATATGGTACTCACAGGTGTTTCCACCAGCGGTGTAGTGCTTTCTACCTTACGTGAAGCAGCAGATAAAGATTACCAGCTTACTGTATTGGCTGATTGCTGCGCGGATGGCGATGAGGAAGTACACCGGCTATTGGTGGACAAAGTTTTTCCGCGTCAGGCGGATATATTAACAGCCGCAGAATGGTGCGAAAAAACGCAATAGCTAATTTGTGAGCTATTTAAGCAGAGGGTTAACTAAAATCCTCTGCTATTATTTTCTCTATATTTCTTTCGGCTATTGCGGTAATCGTGACAAAAGGGTTTACTCCGGTACTGCCAGGCAATAATGATCCATCACAAGTATACAATTTACTGTAACCTTTGAATCTGCCATATAAATCGGTCGCCTTGCCGATTACGCAGCCCCCTAAAGGATGGTAACAGATTTCCCCGTTAATACCATTCTTGAATAATAAACGGGCAGGTGTGCCTCCATTTTCCTTATTCAATTTATCCATCAGGTTTTTGACGGTAGCCAGAGCATCCGTACTAAAGTCTTCAGGGATCTTCAGCAGTACTTTATTCGTCAGGCTATTATAAATGAACTTTCCACGGTTAGGATTTTTGGTAATGGCCAGATATAAGGAAGTCCAGGTTTCCATTTTCATCGGCATAGGCGAAATCTCCGCGAAAACGGGATGTTCTTTATTATCCCAATCATCAATAGCCATGGTCGGGATACAAGATTGTTTACTGCCTGTACCTTGCTTAATGAAATTTCTTCCGGCCATTACATTTCCATTATTTCCCCATCCTTCACCAATTTCCTGGTTAAGCTTAGGCAGGGTACCTGTTGCTTTTGCCTTTACCATCAGCTGAGAAGTTCCCATGCTGCCTGCGCAAACGAAAAGATAATCACAGTTAAAATCCTGTGCGGACTCGGTATTGCCTTCCGTATTAAGCTGATCTACCTCCAGTTTATAGCCTGTATCGGTTTGATGAATGGATCTTACACTATGCATTGGCCTGATTTCTACCTTATTTGTCTTTAAAGCAGCAGCTAGATAAGTTTTGTCCAGACTCTGTTTCCCCGCATTATTTCCATAGACAACCTCGCCGTTTAAAGCAGACTGATAAACTTCTTTCCGGCTCTCTTTTTCCATATATCCGAAATCATAAACATTGGGAACAAAAACAGTTTTATAACCGGCTTTGTGCGCCTGATCTCTTGCTGTACGTGCAAATTTATAATAGGGGGTAGACTCGAAGAATCCAGGTGAAATAGAATTCACTTTCAGCATTTTGTTAGCCAGAGGAAAGTACTTTTCATACATTTCACTGGCATTGACTTCGGGAAGGATACTTTCAAAATAAGCTCTTTTAGGAACCACAGCCATCCCGCCATTCACCAGTGAGCCACCACCAACCCCTCTGCCTACATAAACTTTGAGGTGATCAAAATCCATTCTGTCCAGTACACCTGTATACTTTTTGAAAGTAAAAACATTGGCAAAAGGAAGAATACTATGAGACTTTAACCAGGTAGACCGTTTATCCGGGAAAATCAATTTAGAGAAAGTAGTGTGATCTTTAGTAGCCGGCCAGTCCATACCCATTTCCAGCATGAGTACTTTTATACCTTTCTCAGCAAGGCGTAAAGCGGCAACAGCTGCACCGTAACCAGTACCAATAACAATTACACGATGGTGCTCAGCTTCTTTTTTTATGGGCAGTGGAAAGGCTGATCCTAATTTTGAGGCGGTCAGTCCAATACTCAAGACAATATTATTTTTAATAAACTGTTTACGATCCATCTTTTCTGTTAAATTGTTTGAGATAAACTATTAAACAAAATTGATGCCTTAAAATAGGATGAAAGCTATTATGAAATCAGGTGATAAATCAAGATTGAATATTTATAACCTGAAAGGAAAGTGCTCTGTTATTGGTGGTTATAGTTTCTTGTTTTTCTATTTTGTGAAATTTGACTTCGAAATAGGAACTGATTAGAGTAATTTTCTTTTATATTATAGTAAACGTTATTATGATTTCTTTATCGGTTATTATTTTGATTTTTAATGAAAAACATGTAACTATGCGCTTTTAACGAATCTCTTCGCAACAGTCATTTCATTACCTGAAATCTCAACCAGAATTTTATTCGAAACTCTGATTAATCTTCAAAATATAAGGGTATAAATAATTTATGATAAGGATTCTGAATTTATAATCAAAATATGAATAAAAAGTGTGCGCTTGCTTTATTACTTTCTATCTGTTCTTACACAGCTTCTGCCCAAAAAGATGTGATTATGGCCCCTAGCCCAAACCCCACATCGCTGGCAAAATATATTGACAGACCAGTCAGTTATTATACGGGTATCCCCGAAATAAAAATTCCTTTGTGGTCTGTTAACTTAAAGAACTATACGCTTCCAATCGAACTAGCTTATCACAGTGGAGGAGTGAAAGTTGAAGAAGAGGCTTCATCTGTAGGATTAGGGTGGTCATTAATCAGTGGAGGAGTGATTACGCGGTCGGTAAGAGATTTACCCGATGATTATAATAAAGGAGAAGTATTAAAAAGGCAAGATGACAGATTACTTGATTATTCTCCTAATGCAGAACACCCAAGAATAGGAAGATTCTGGTCTGGCAAATATGAAACCTTAAGAGACTTTGATTTCTCCAACGAAGATAAAAATTATGTAATTAAAAATTTGCAAGCTTCAAAAGCTAATTACGAAACTGCATTTGGTTCTTTACAAGGAAATAATGATATAGAGCCAGATGTCTTTTATTTTTCATTCGGAAATAAATCAGGGAAATTCATATTTGATGTAAATGGAAAAATTCAGGAAGCAGTGATGATACCTTATCAGGATATTGTTATTAGCCATACTTTGAGCTCTTCTGGTGAAATTTCATCTTTTACGATAAAAGATAATGATGGTACAGAGTATCTGTTTGATAAAATAGAAAGAATGGAACGCGTTGTTGGTTCAAATACTAATGAAATCTGGGCATATAATTATACGGGTGGTTCAGGAACTGACCATGATTTACAATCCTTGATCAGGACAAGATATAATTCAAGCTGGTACCTATCACAGATTAAAACAATTTATAAAGAGATTGTTTCATTTACTTATGCCGATGAAGAACTATTTCAATATGACCGCCCGATGGTTGGAGGAATTACTGGAAAGTATAATAATGGTTTGACTTATAATGGTGCTTATTTTAATTTTATTGGAAGTAATGAATCTGCTACTAAAAAAAGAATAACTAAAATTGAGACTGAAAAGGAAACCATTAATTTTCTATCGGACCATCTAAGACAGGATCAGTTAAAATCTTCTTATGCGCTCACTGATGTTGAGATTGTCAATAAATTCACCGGCAGTAAAATAAAAACTTATTCAATTGATTATTCTTATTTTCAAAGTCCTTTAAGTGAGGTTTTTACTGGATTAAGTACGGCGCTCTTTGATATTCCTGCGCAATACGTTCCCACTTATTATAAAAGATTGAAGCTGGATAAAATAACCGAAAAAGGCGAGAACAATGTCGCTAATCCTCCTTATATTTTTGAATACGATCAGTCTGTAGCACTTCCTCACCGGTTTTCCTTTCAACAGGATTTATGGGGATATTTTAATGGAGCTGCCGATAATAAAAATCTGTTTCCAAAGCTGTACATATATCCTTCATTTAGTGGTAATGATAGATTTAGAGTATATCCGCTATGTTATACTTATTCAGGTAGCGATAATTATATATTGCCTGGATCTGACAGGCTTCCGAACAATTCAGTAATGACTTCAGGAACCTTAAAAAAAGTTACCTATCCGACTGGTGGTCATACAGATTTTGTATTTGAACCCAATTCATTTTATGATGATCAATGTAATTATACTGGAGGTGGATTAAGAATTAAAAGTATTAAAAATTATAGCTCGGCATTAGCTGATGTGGCATCAACTTCACGTTCCTATACTTATCTGAATGCAAATCAGGATGGGCAACCAAGCGGTCGTATCGTGGCTTTACCAAGCTATGCAGATCAGAATCTTAGCCAGACAAAATACTTTAGTTTTTCTCAATCTGTATTAGGAGGGACTAGTGGAAGTATGGTGGGATATCAATCGGTTACAGAAAGGTCAGATAATGGTATTAATAATGGTAGTACAAGATATGAGTATAGTATGCCAGCCTTATACAATGAAAAAACTGATGCTGAATATAATTTGTATCGCATTAGTCAGCCCAAATGGACAGATAATGTAACAGCTAAAACACTTCCTGGGAACGGATATCAGGAATTCTTAAATTATAAAAATGCTTATCACCTGGTGCCAAATACAGCACCTTTTTCTTTAAATCCTGATTATGACTGGAATAGAGGGAAACTGATAAAAGAGAGTCATTTTAATAGTAGTGGGGGGCTTGTGAAAGAGATGACTAATCTCTATAAAATATATGATGGACCTTCTTGGAAAGGTTCGAAAAATGTCTATGGACTTGCTTATAATTTCATAGGGTATAGTGAGAATAATCATCAATATTCCATGGTTTATAGTAAGTACGAGTACCTGACTAACAGAGCTAATGTTATTGACTCTACTATCGTAAAAACTTATAATCCTTCTGCAGGAACAATAATACAAGCTGAAAAGTATAATTATTCAAAGAGGGGGCATATGAATCCAATAGAAAAGATTACATCTCTGAGTAATGGAAGTATTAAAATTCAAAAGACACTTTTTCCTTACGATTATTTAAGCGATAGTCCCCTCGATCCGGGAATATTGGCTATGAGGAAAAGAAATTATATAGCTATACCCATAGAGGAAATAGTATATATCCTTAAGGATAACCAGAGGGCAGCAATTTCCGGTAATTTTATGAGATATCGGATATCCAATGATGACTATATTCTTCCCGGAAATATAGCTAAAGTAGAGACAACTGAGCCGATTACTAATTTTAGAGAGTCACATACATATTTTGAAGATATAAGACCTGATGGCAGATATAAAGAATTTTTCTCTTATGATGAATTTGATGCGCGTGGAAATTTAGTACAATCTACGGCTGAGAAAAGTATGATAAAGACTTATATCTGGGGTGCGGGCAAGAAAAATCCTGTGGCTGAAATCGTAAATTCCAGGAAGACAGATGTTGCTTATGCAGGGTTTGAGGGAGAGATAAATGGAGGATGGAGTGGGATTGAAGTCTTGCCTGTTGATGATTCTGGTGGGTTTCTTGGTAATTGTTCCTATGACCTGGGATTAAGTCAGCAAGCCTTGTTAAAACAAGGCCTGAGCCCCTCTAAAACATACGAGTTATCTTTCTGGACAACAAATCCTGCAGGAACAATCGTGAAGAAAGACAGTCAGCAGATTTCCGGAAGTATAGGGGCGACCCGCCGGGGATATACCTATGTTAAATTTTCTTTTTCTGGTTCATCTTCATTAAGTATTAGTGGTACCGGTAGTATTGATGAACTGAAGCTATATCCTGCTGATGCCTCAATGACAACTTGTACACTAGACCCATTGATTGGAATTAAGAATAAAACCGATGACAAGGGGCAGACTACCTATTACGAATATGATAATTTTCAAAGATTAAAGAACGTCAAAGACCAGAATGGGAATATTATTAAGAATTACGATTATCACTATAAACCATAATATGAAAAACAGACTAATTTTATTTTCACTTAGGGTTTTAGTACTATTCGCTATATTATTTATCTCCTTCAATACTGATAGTATAGCTCAAAATTTGAGTTTTAATAAATACAATGGAGAGAAGGAGATTGCCGCGACTGAAAGTATTAAACTGACTAATGGTTTTCTTGTACCTAAAGGAAGCACCTTCAGGGCTTATATTACAAATGTTAATTGTGCACCACTTGCTTCAGTTCCTAGTGTGGACCAGAATTATATAGTAAGTAATTATATAAAGAAACAATTTATCACTGATGCCAGTCAGCTATCCGGGTTAAATATTTGTGAGCTAAATCAGACTATTCAATATTTTGATGGTTTGGGAAGACTTGCTCAGACAGTAGCTGTAAAAGAAAGTCCTGCCCAGAAAGATGTGGTGCTGCCGGTAGTTTATGATGATGCAGGACGGGAGGCAACAATACCTTTCTTATGCAGATCCGGGTATAGCAAATGGTAGTTATAAAGACAATGCGCTAACAGCGGATCAGGGAATTATGGGCTTCTACAACCCTGTTGGTAGCAGTGGAAATCAACAGGCTAATGGTATCATCAGAACAGCTTATCCTTTTAGTAAGACCATTTTTGAATCCAGCCCTTTAAACCGTATTGCTGAGAAAGGTGAAACTGGAGCGGCATGGCAGCCTGAAACATCCCGTGATGCTAAAGGCCGTACCAAAATAACTGAATATGGTACGAATTCAAAAACAGATGATGTGAAGCTTTGGACAATTAAAACGAACGGTACTAATAGCATTGTTAATTATGCGGAATCCAGTCTGTCTAAAACTACGTTGAAGGATGAGAATTGGGTAAGCGGTAAAAATGGAACAATAGAAGAATTTACTGATTTTGAGGGGCGCTTAATACTCAAAAGGGTTTGGGAAAATGATATTGTATCCCTTTCTACTTATTATATATATGATGATTTAGGTAACCTGAGGTATATTGTTCCTCCTGCAACTACAGCATCGTCATTTACCGAATCGGAAACAGATAATCTGTTTAATCAGTATATCTTTGCTTATCATTATGATAACAAGCAGCGGGTCGTTGAAAAGAAAATTCCTGGCAAAGGATGGGAATACATTGTTTATAATAAACTGGGGTTGATTGTAATGATGCAGGATGCTGTTCAAAGAGATAAAGAGAGTCAGGATTGGACAGTGGTTAAGTATGACGGGCAGGGAAGACAAATAATTACTGGTATTTATAAATATGGGGCTAAGGCTATTAACAATTATAGGGTGGATATCCAGACAGCTGTGGATGCACAGGCTAATCAATGGGAAGACAAAGTTGCAACTGGAATTGGTTATTCAGTAGATCGGACATATCCAACTGCTGCACTATCTGTTGTGTTGAGTATCAATTATTATGATGATTATACTGCTCCTGGAATGCCTTATTATAAAAGTGATGACTATAGTAAAATGACCAAAGGTCTTGCTACAGCTACTAGTGTTAATGTACTGGGCACAGCAACGAGGTTATGGACAGTAAACTATTATGATGATGAGGCCAGAATAACAAAGGTATATAAGCAGCATTATCAGAGCGGCGGAGTGAATATTGCCAATTATGATGAGATTACTAATAATTACAATTTTGCAGGAGAACTCACATCGGGCACCAGAATTCACCGGAACGGAAGTAGTGTTACAACAATTGGTAATAGTTATGCTTACGACCATGTGGGCAGAGCTAAAACTGTCAGACAAAAGATCAATACTGGAACAGAAGTCGTATTAAGTAAATTCAGCTACAATGAAATTGGTCAGCTATTAAAAAAAGAACTTCATAGTACAGATGACGGTAAAAGTTTTCTTCAAAAAATGTTGTTTGCTTACAATGAGCGCGGGTGGCTTAAGTCGGAGATCTCTGATGAATTTAGTATGGGGCTGAAATATGAAGATGGTAAGGTCCCTCAATATAATGGTAATATAAGCAACCAGGAATGGGGCGCTGCATCAAGTTTCTCAAATGTATTCAGTTACACTTATGATAAATTAGGCAGACTGAAGACAGGAAATAGTACAGGGATAATATTGAGTGAAGAGATCAGCTATGACCCAATCGGAAATATCAGTACAATGAACAGGGATGCTGGAGGGAAGAGTACTTATAATTATATAGGAAGTCAGTTAACCAGTATTACCGGAGGCTCATTAGCAACAAATACAAATTATACTTATGATAACAATGGTAGTGCTGTTAAAGATGGGAGAACCGGGGTCACATTA
The sequence above is drawn from the Pedobacter cryoconitis genome and encodes:
- a CDS encoding MFS transporter, giving the protein MKTAQLTSTFRAFNNRNYRLFFTGQSVSQIGTWMQRTGVSWVVYTMTHSAFMLGLTVFVSQFPSFLFSLLGGIASDRYNRYKVLLITQIASMVQAVLLSILIFTNHYTAWEILTLSGVLGVINAFDVPARQPLIHEMVTDKADLPNALALNSSMVNLARLVGPALSGIILVKFGAGMCFLLNAVSFIAVIASLLLMKLPAYVPVLVKKKIKSELSEGFAYLKNTASIRIMLLILGLTSLLVLPYNTLLPVFAKVIFKGDAATYGYINSFIGIGAVANSIFLASLKPGTNLRVILLVNTLILGVSLMIFSQLSYFPLAMLFATLSGFAMMSLTTVCLTVIQVDSDPQMRGRVMSYIAMAYFGMLPLGSLIIGAVSQRIGSPAALFCQGITALIIAALFYKYLRSDYQKN
- a CDS encoding cysteine hydrolase family protein; this encodes MEQNKQNTALLVMDMQSGISGMMEPQVVTSITATIASAIAHARKQGIPVIYVTISFRAGLPEISSNNKSFSAGKERFKTLNMEEFAKILPELAPQENEVVVVKRRFSAFTGSDLEVNLRAAGIQHMVLTGVSTSGVVLSTLREAADKDYQLTVLADCCADGDEEVHRLLVDKVFPRQADILTAAEWCEKTQ
- a CDS encoding GMC oxidoreductase, which gives rise to MDRKQFIKNNIVLSIGLTASKLGSAFPLPIKKEAEHHRVIVIGTGYGAAVAALRLAEKGIKVLMLEMGMDWPATKDHTTFSKLIFPDKRSTWLKSHSILPFANVFTFKKYTGVLDRMDFDHLKVYVGRGVGGGSLVNGGMAVVPKRAYFESILPEVNASEMYEKYFPLANKMLKVNSISPGFFESTPYYKFARTARDQAHKAGYKTVFVPNVYDFGYMEKESRKEVYQSALNGEVVYGNNAGKQSLDKTYLAAALKTNKVEIRPMHSVRSIHQTDTGYKLEVDQLNTEGNTESAQDFNCDYLFVCAGSMGTSQLMVKAKATGTLPKLNQEIGEGWGNNGNVMAGRNFIKQGTGSKQSCIPTMAIDDWDNKEHPVFAEISPMPMKMETWTSLYLAITKNPNRGKFIYNSLTNKVLLKIPEDFSTDALATVKNLMDKLNKENGGTPARLLFKNGINGEICYHPLGGCVIGKATDLYGRFKGYSKLYTCDGSLLPGSTGVNPFVTITAIAERNIEKIIAEDFS
- a CDS encoding DUF6443 domain-containing protein; the protein is MKNRLILFSLRVLVLFAILFISFNTDSIAQNLSFNKYNGEKEIAATESIKLTNGFLVPKGSTFRAYITNVNCAPLASVPSVDQNYIVSNYIKKQFITDASQLSGLNICELNQTIQYFDGLGRLAQTVAVKESPAQKDVVLPVVYDDAGREATIPFLCRSGYSKW
- a CDS encoding RHS repeat domain-containing protein; its protein translation is MMMQDGRQQYLSYADPGIANGSYKDNALTADQGIMGFYNPVGSSGNQQANGIIRTAYPFSKTIFESSPLNRIAEKGETGAAWQPETSRDAKGRTKITEYGTNSKTDDVKLWTIKTNGTNSIVNYAESSLSKTTLKDENWVSGKNGTIEEFTDFEGRLILKRVWENDIVSLSTYYIYDDLGNLRYIVPPATTASSFTESETDNLFNQYIFAYHYDNKQRVVEKKIPGKGWEYIVYNKLGLIVMMQDAVQRDKESQDWTVVKYDGQGRQIITGIYKYGAKAINNYRVDIQTAVDAQANQWEDKVATGIGYSVDRTYPTAALSVVLSINYYDDYTAPGMPYYKSDDYSKMTKGLATATSVNVLGTATRLWTVNYYDDEARITKVYKQHYQSGGVNIANYDEITNNYNFAGELTSGTRIHRNGSSVTTIGNSYAYDHVGRAKTVRQKINTGTEVVLSKFSYNEIGQLLKKELHSTDDGKSFLQKMLFAYNERGWLKSEISDEFSMGLKYEDGKVPQYNGNISNQEWGAASSFSNVFSYTYDKLGRLKTGNSTGIILSEEISYDPIGNISTMNRDAGGKSTYNYIGSQLTSITGGSLATNTNYTYDNNGSAVKDGRTGVTLIYNLLNLPATATKTGLNLAYTYDATGNKLMKVSNGDARYYVDGIEYDNNNNIEIIRTTEGQARNNSGVYSYEYNLTDHLGNIRYSFYKNPVTNTLTRLQQTNYYPFGKASFVVKGNNKYLYNGKEIQEELGEQFDYGARFYDPVIARWNVVDKLADEPEQIDKSPYAYGWNNPVKNTDPDGNCPNCLIGALIGAAIDYGEQVAANYIEGKSNPWTKNINLVSIGTSAAAGFITSGGSAIQSVGAKLAVKAGASLVNNTIKVTTSSTGLKTEIETNAFNVFKNTAIDLGTDKVAGKLSGKAGGALSKIGVTNAGRLSSTSKAVVKALGVNVTRATTATVKTGLKAVTKVATHTVESSIKAATSSKAGELKTRTNQQ